One Solanum lycopersicum chromosome 4, SLM_r2.1 DNA window includes the following coding sequences:
- the LOC138348272 gene encoding uncharacterized protein, with product MPPKKATAAQKGKSVAEGTSQTRRVTRDRAQSMPGIMLQSESSATPPPPEKLRAAAAPVRGTPPAPEAPTSEPPAPQSGAEDRAMRDAVQLLTRLVADQARRHGLGVDHADRSDSLRARDFLSCNPLEFFGSRPQDDPQEFIRQMQRTLRIIKASETESVELATYRLRDVAINWYESWELSRGEGAPPAVWDEFVEAFQGHFLPPEMKQARVDRFLRLKQNGRSVREYSLEFNSLSRHAPTIVADMADRVHRYVMGLDRYLIDGCMAVTLQPGMDIARVQAYAQGVEDRHWGRQPDRDYNRGQHKRARSAGYPDEFQSRQSQQHVRFSSQPAQSAPPRFMGRGFDRMGYSEAGQSSRASGSQMGRGLSQSRPPLPRCSRCGKSHLGECRWATGACFSCSRQGHTMRECHLRGSAGGMAQPTGSVAGSSSSVAMRPTGQGIQAPAGRGRGRGGASSSRGPSNHIYALTNRQDQEASPNVITGVDAQFGDPPA from the coding sequence atgcctccaaagaaagcgacagccgcccagaagggaaaatcggtagcagaaggtactagtcagacccggagagttactagggaccgtgcccagtctatgcctggtattatgctccagtcagagagctctgctacacccccaccgccagaaaagcttagagcagcagcagctccagttcgggggacaccaccagcccccgaggccccaacatctgaacctccagctcctcagtcaggggcggaggatagggccatgagagatgcggttcaattgctgactagattagtggcagatcaggctcgcaggcatggactaggagttgatcatgcggacagatctgatagcttaagggctcgtgacttcttaagttgtaatcctctagagttctttgggtcaaggccccaggatgatccgcaagagtttattcgtcagatgcagcgtacattgaggataatcaaggcttcagagaccgagtctgttgagttggctacgtatcgtttgcgggatgtagctattaattggtatgagtcttgggagttatctaggggtgagggtgctcctccagcggtatgggatgaatttgtggaggctttccagggccacttcctgcctccagagatgaagcaagctagagtcgatagattcttgcgtttgaagcaaaatggaaggagcgttcgagagtatagcctcgagtttaattcattgtctaggcatgcgcctactattgtggctgatatggcagacagggtacatcgttatgtgatgggattggatcgttatctgattgacggttgtatggcagtgactcttcagccaggtatggacattgctcgggtgcaggcatatgcacagggggtagaggatcggcactggggacgtcagccagatagagattataatagaggccaacataagagggctagatcagcaggttatcctgacgagtttcaaagcaggcagtctcagcagcatgttagattttcttcccagccagcacagagtgcacccccacgtttcatgggtagggggttcgatcgtatgggatattcggaagctggtcagagctctagggcgtcagggtcacagatgggcaggggtttgagccagtcgaggccacctttgcctcggtgttctcgttgtggtaagtcccatcttggggaatgtcgttgggctacaggtgcgtgtttttcttgcagccgtcagggccatactatgagggagtgtcaccttagaggtagtgcaggtggtatggcacagcctacagggtccgttgctggttcatcttcttctgtggctatgcgccctacggggcagggtattcaggcgccagcaggccgtggtagaggacgtggtggagcttccagttctagaGGTCCCTCAAACcatatatatgctttgactaataggcaagatcaagaggcgtcacctaatgtgatcacag